A genomic window from Agreia sp. COWG includes:
- a CDS encoding type 1 glutamine amidotransferase, protein MTILELYPNELEASGERGNVTALSTRLERAGHSVSVVRHEVGDRLKTDADIVVVGNGPVSAVRAVHSDLLSNRDALRALASEGVPFFAVGAGAELLGSGITVADGTVIEGIAVFPFSARRGVPRQVGYIVVESAHGTIVGFEDNASEWVLEQGAVPLGVVTSGGGNGNGREGVISGASIATQTKGPVLPLNPALADALIRSALERRDEAYATSTRHAELDRLAAKSREVIVANVKSVFTTI, encoded by the coding sequence GTGACCATCCTCGAGCTGTATCCGAACGAGCTCGAGGCGAGCGGTGAGCGCGGCAACGTCACGGCTCTGTCGACTCGTCTGGAGCGTGCCGGACACTCCGTGAGCGTCGTCCGCCACGAGGTCGGCGATCGGCTGAAGACCGATGCCGATATCGTCGTCGTCGGAAACGGGCCCGTCTCCGCGGTCAGGGCTGTCCACTCCGATCTGCTGTCGAATCGCGATGCACTTCGGGCCCTCGCCTCTGAAGGTGTTCCGTTCTTCGCCGTCGGGGCGGGCGCCGAGCTCTTGGGCTCCGGCATCACTGTGGCCGACGGTACGGTCATCGAAGGCATTGCCGTCTTTCCCTTCTCCGCGCGACGTGGCGTTCCCCGTCAGGTCGGCTACATCGTGGTCGAGTCCGCACACGGCACCATCGTCGGATTCGAGGACAACGCGTCGGAGTGGGTGCTCGAGCAGGGCGCGGTTCCGCTCGGCGTCGTCACGAGCGGCGGCGGCAACGGCAACGGGCGAGAGGGAGTGATCTCTGGGGCGTCCATCGCCACGCAGACCAAGGGACCGGTGCTTCCCCTGAACCCTGCACTGGCCGATGCCCTCATCAGGTCGGCCCTCGAGCGTCGTGACGAGGCATACGCGACCTCGACACGCCACGCTGAACTCGATCGACTCGCGGCGAAGTCCCGCGAGGTCATCGTCGCGAACGTCAAGAGCGTCTTCACCACTATCTGA
- a CDS encoding MurT ligase domain-containing protein, with protein MRYIAPVLVGRAVRAITRARGGGSALPGFIVNKLAPGFIRDMVAQFEYGIVFVLGSNGKSTTTHMLTEVLRGHGLTVFTNPSGANLPQGISSALLSEVSVTGRLKADIGILEVDEAFALELSKTLLPSTILMLNVQVDQLYRFYETEVVADMMLDTAAIATAHVISNRDDAYLSKIGEILESAGHPTPDVTYFGASEKLVAKSPHGLFNAANHREQSAGVTLPALVELDSWDATGARVKVDGVLVHIALPAKGLHYGVDAAAAIATAAKVLGTEFDLGRAVAAFSAMTPAYGRGELLDFGSEKVEFVMFKNAASLQLNLDALPQPPEQVMVAIDEGTPDVSWLYDIDFDKLDHVDVLTGAKAWQFALRLEHEGIPVGTIEPDLKKAIELMRALPAPASGHKTWVVNYEQMMLARKIIGYGDMEVSF; from the coding sequence ATGCGCTACATCGCGCCGGTCCTCGTCGGCCGCGCGGTACGGGCTATCACCCGTGCCCGCGGCGGCGGCTCCGCGTTGCCCGGATTCATCGTCAACAAGCTCGCGCCCGGCTTCATTCGAGACATGGTTGCCCAGTTCGAGTACGGCATCGTTTTCGTGCTCGGCTCGAACGGCAAGTCCACGACGACGCACATGCTCACCGAGGTACTGCGCGGACACGGCCTCACGGTCTTCACCAACCCCTCCGGCGCCAACCTTCCCCAGGGAATCTCCTCGGCGCTGTTGAGCGAGGTCAGCGTGACCGGCCGATTGAAGGCCGACATCGGCATCCTCGAGGTCGATGAGGCATTCGCTCTCGAGCTCTCGAAGACCCTTCTTCCCTCGACCATCCTGATGCTCAACGTGCAGGTAGACCAGCTCTATCGGTTCTACGAGACCGAGGTCGTGGCCGACATGATGCTCGACACGGCTGCCATCGCCACAGCTCACGTGATCAGCAACCGCGACGACGCGTACCTCTCGAAGATCGGCGAGATCCTCGAATCGGCGGGCCACCCCACCCCCGACGTCACCTATTTCGGCGCCAGCGAGAAGCTCGTCGCAAAATCGCCGCACGGGTTGTTCAATGCCGCCAATCACCGCGAGCAGTCTGCGGGTGTCACTCTTCCTGCCCTGGTGGAGCTGGATTCCTGGGATGCGACCGGCGCCCGGGTGAAGGTCGACGGCGTGCTGGTGCACATCGCCCTGCCAGCCAAGGGCCTGCACTACGGTGTCGACGCCGCCGCAGCCATCGCCACCGCTGCCAAGGTGCTCGGCACCGAGTTCGATCTCGGCCGGGCTGTGGCCGCGTTCTCCGCGATGACGCCGGCCTACGGTCGCGGCGAACTGCTCGACTTCGGCTCCGAGAAGGTCGAGTTCGTCATGTTCAAGAACGCGGCGAGTCTGCAGCTCAACCTCGACGCGCTTCCGCAGCCTCCGGAACAGGTCATGGTCGCCATCGACGAGGGCACACCCGACGTCTCGTGGCTCTACGACATCGATTTCGACAAGCTCGACCACGTCGATGTCCTGACCGGCGCCAAGGCGTGGCAGTTCGCCCTGCGGCTCGAGCACGAGGGCATTCCTGTCGGCACGATCGAACCCGATCTGAAGAAGGCGATCGAGCTGATGCGCGCGCTTCCCGCCCCCGCTTCGGGCCACAAGACGTGGGTCGTGAATTACGAACAGATGATGCTTGCGCGCAAGATCATCGGGTACGGCGACATGGAGGTCTCCTTTTGA
- a CDS encoding RNA polymerase sigma factor, with protein sequence MATRKSTTTLESAPDEAVVASKPATKAAAAKTAAKAPAAKAPATKSTAAKSTAAKAPAAKTAAAKAPTKAAAAKTAAAAKKAKAAAESDGPSSDDETADVEVVVEVVADDDDTANDEEGDENSPKPAAEIVLPAGALVISDADDDSDVPVYSTAITGATADPVKDYLKQIGKVALLNAAEEVELAMRIEAGLFAEDTMSTMSEAEKKSAYGRELQWVARDGARAKSHLLGANLRLVVSLAKRYTGRGMQFLDLIQEGNLGLIRAVEKFDYTKGFKFSTYATWWIRQAITRAMADQARTIRIPVHMVEVINKLARVQRQMLQDLGREPTPEELSRELDMTPEKVVEVQKYGREPISLHTPLGEDGDSEFGDLIEDTEAVVPADAVGFTMLQKQLESLLDSLSEREAGVIRMRFGLGDGMPKTLDQIGDTFGVTRERIRQIESKTMAKLRHPSRSQSLRDYLE encoded by the coding sequence ATGGCCACCCGCAAATCAACCACAACACTCGAATCGGCGCCCGACGAGGCAGTCGTAGCGTCCAAGCCGGCTACCAAGGCGGCCGCCGCCAAGACGGCTGCGAAGGCTCCGGCCGCGAAGGCTCCAGCGACCAAGAGCACCGCGGCTAAGTCGACGGCCGCCAAGGCCCCCGCCGCTAAGACCGCTGCTGCCAAAGCGCCCACGAAGGCAGCGGCCGCCAAGACCGCAGCCGCCGCCAAGAAGGCGAAGGCTGCTGCAGAGTCTGACGGCCCCTCTTCTGACGACGAGACGGCAGACGTCGAGGTCGTCGTCGAGGTCGTGGCAGACGACGATGACACCGCCAACGACGAGGAGGGCGACGAGAACTCGCCGAAGCCCGCAGCGGAGATCGTTCTTCCGGCTGGCGCCCTCGTCATCTCCGACGCCGACGACGACAGCGACGTGCCCGTGTACTCCACGGCGATCACCGGCGCCACGGCCGACCCCGTCAAGGACTACCTGAAGCAGATCGGCAAGGTCGCGCTTCTGAACGCGGCCGAGGAAGTCGAACTCGCCATGCGCATCGAGGCCGGTCTCTTCGCAGAAGACACCATGTCGACCATGAGCGAAGCAGAGAAGAAGTCTGCCTACGGCCGTGAACTGCAGTGGGTCGCCCGCGACGGCGCCCGTGCGAAGAGCCATCTGCTCGGCGCCAACCTGCGGCTCGTCGTCAGCCTCGCGAAGCGCTACACGGGTCGTGGAATGCAGTTCCTCGACCTCATCCAGGAGGGAAACCTGGGCCTCATCCGCGCCGTCGAGAAGTTCGATTACACCAAGGGCTTCAAGTTCTCGACGTATGCGACCTGGTGGATCCGCCAGGCGATCACTCGCGCCATGGCAGACCAGGCCCGCACCATCCGTATTCCGGTGCACATGGTCGAGGTCATCAACAAGCTGGCCCGCGTTCAGCGACAGATGCTGCAGGACCTGGGCCGCGAGCCCACGCCCGAGGAGCTGTCGCGCGAACTCGACATGACGCCCGAGAAGGTCGTCGAGGTACAGAAGTACGGCCGCGAGCCGATCTCGCTGCACACCCCGCTCGGAGAAGACGGCGACAGCGAGTTCGGTGACCTGATCGAGGACACCGAGGCGGTCGTTCCCGCCGACGCCGTGGGCTTCACCATGCTCCAGAAGCAGCTCGAGTCCCTTCTCGATTCGCTCTCCGAACGCGAAGCGGGCGTCATCCGCATGCGATTCGGTCTCGGCGACGGCATGCCGAAGACCCTCGACCAGATCGGTGACACGTTCGGCGTGACGCGTGAGCGCATCCGTCAGATCGAGTCGAAGACGATGGCGAAGCTGCGCCACCCGTCCCGTTCGCAGTCACTGCGCGACTACCTCGAGTAG
- a CDS encoding nitrate/nitrite transporter — protein MNSRRAWLVFGVGAVIYMTAVMQRTTLGVAGVDAADRFHSSAALLSTLAVVQLIVYAGLQIPVGILIDRVGPTWLITAGCGLMVLGQLTLSIAQDIPTAILGRVFVGAGDAAVFISVIRLVNAWFSGPIVPQLSQWIGNIGQLGQVLSALPFALVLHSFGWTPAFSSAAAVAFVAFVLAIVLLRDRPADAVGQARASSLTEALQMLGPTLKRPGTQLGFWSHFVSQSSGTVFTIFWGFPFLVSAVGLDRGVASGLLVVVVASGIVAGPILGLLSARYPLRRSNLVLGITSALGVVWAAVLLWPGVPPVWLIVILLVTLGVGGPGSLIGFDFARSFNPPRSLGSANGVVNVGGFMASFVMLFLIGVILDAQFDAGLTSSLYEMDAFRLAFAVQYLVIGTGVVFLLRARARTRRRLQEDEGISVAPLWVALMGKWSRRRR, from the coding sequence GTGAATTCTCGACGCGCCTGGCTTGTCTTCGGTGTCGGTGCAGTGATCTACATGACCGCCGTCATGCAGCGCACGACTCTCGGCGTGGCCGGCGTCGACGCCGCTGATCGTTTCCATTCCTCTGCGGCCCTGCTGTCGACGTTGGCGGTCGTTCAGCTCATCGTCTACGCGGGCCTGCAGATTCCCGTCGGCATTCTCATCGACCGGGTGGGGCCCACCTGGCTCATCACTGCGGGCTGTGGGCTTATGGTCCTGGGCCAGCTCACCCTCTCGATAGCGCAGGATATCCCCACAGCGATCCTCGGGCGCGTCTTCGTCGGGGCCGGTGATGCCGCGGTGTTCATCTCGGTCATCCGCCTGGTCAATGCCTGGTTCAGCGGCCCGATCGTTCCGCAGCTCAGCCAGTGGATCGGCAACATCGGCCAGCTGGGTCAGGTGCTCTCGGCTCTTCCCTTCGCCCTCGTGCTGCACAGTTTCGGATGGACGCCGGCCTTCTCAAGCGCCGCGGCCGTCGCGTTCGTCGCGTTCGTCCTTGCCATCGTGCTGCTGCGCGACAGGCCAGCGGATGCGGTCGGCCAGGCTCGGGCGTCGAGTCTCACGGAGGCCTTGCAGATGCTCGGTCCCACACTGAAGAGGCCGGGAACTCAGCTCGGGTTCTGGTCGCATTTCGTCAGCCAGTCCTCGGGCACGGTCTTCACGATCTTCTGGGGCTTCCCCTTTCTCGTCTCGGCGGTGGGGCTCGACCGGGGTGTCGCATCCGGTCTGCTCGTGGTGGTCGTGGCATCGGGAATCGTCGCCGGCCCGATCCTCGGCCTGCTCAGCGCTCGGTATCCCCTTCGGCGATCGAACCTCGTGCTCGGAATCACCAGCGCACTCGGTGTCGTGTGGGCCGCCGTTCTGTTGTGGCCGGGGGTTCCGCCCGTCTGGCTCATCGTCATCCTGCTCGTCACCCTGGGAGTCGGCGGGCCGGGCTCGCTCATCGGCTTCGACTTCGCGCGCTCGTTCAATCCGCCTCGATCACTCGGCTCGGCGAACGGGGTGGTGAACGTGGGCGGATTCATGGCCAGCTTCGTCATGCTGTTCCTGATCGGTGTCATCCTCGACGCCCAATTCGATGCGGGACTCACGTCGAGCCTCTACGAGATGGACGCGTTCCGCCTGGCATTCGCCGTGCAGTACCTGGTCATCGGCACGGGCGTGGTCTTCCTATTGCGCGCCCGGGCCCGAACGAGGCGACGGCTGCAGGAGGACGAGGGAATATCTGTGGCCCCCCTCTGGGTTGCACTGATGGGGAAGTGGTCTCGCAGGCGCCGCTAG